The following coding sequences are from one Pseudonocardia sp. EC080619-01 window:
- a CDS encoding helix-turn-helix transcriptional regulator encodes MTDDADRRLTDLEDRVAQLERRIVDGDPGGRGSRGPAATGAGTVRYSGEVALHGDIGWAIEYDAGAALDLADEPRTAVLAALGHPVRVRIVRSLLHGPRGTTELTEAAELASTGQLYHHLKALTHAGFVEQDGRGTYRMAPRAVVPALVLLTASADVAGLFGQAS; translated from the coding sequence GTGACCGACGACGCCGACCGCCGCCTGACCGACCTGGAGGACCGGGTCGCCCAGCTCGAACGGCGGATCGTCGACGGGGATCCCGGTGGCCGCGGGTCGCGGGGTCCCGCGGCCACCGGCGCCGGGACCGTCCGCTACTCCGGCGAGGTCGCGCTGCACGGGGACATCGGGTGGGCGATCGAGTACGACGCCGGCGCCGCGCTCGACCTGGCGGACGAGCCCCGGACCGCCGTGCTCGCCGCGCTCGGCCACCCGGTCCGGGTGCGCATCGTCCGCAGCCTGCTGCACGGCCCGCGCGGGACCACCGAGCTCACCGAGGCCGCCGAGCTCGCCTCCACCGGGCAGCTCTACCACCACCTCAAGGCGCTCACCCACGCCGGCTTCGTCGAGCAGGACGGCCGCGGCACCTACCGGATGGCACCGCGGGCCGTCGTACCCGCGCTCGTCCTGCTCACGGCGTCGGCCGACGTCGCGGGTCTGTTCGGTCAGGCCAGCTGA
- a CDS encoding LLM class F420-dependent oxidoreductase, translating to MDFRIFTEPQQGATYTDLLRVALTTQDAGYDAFFRSDHVLAMGDGGGLPGPTDAWVTLAALGRETERIRLGTLVTSATFRLPGPLAVAVAQADEMSGGRIELGLGSGWFEAEHTAYGIPFPPLAERFEILTEQLEILTGMWATPPGERFSHRGTHYTVADSPALPRPVQDAPPVIVGGMGKRKTPALAARFASEFNVPFQDPDTVAAQFGRVREACTTAGRDPGELTYSVAQMLCLGRDDAEVARRAAAVGRDVDEVRRNCLAGTPGEIVDQLGVWSEKTGTTRIYLQILDLADLGHIEEFASSVVPQLA from the coding sequence AACCCCAGCAGGGTGCGACCTACACCGACCTGCTGCGCGTCGCGCTTACCACGCAGGACGCCGGGTACGACGCCTTCTTCCGCTCCGACCACGTCCTCGCGATGGGCGACGGCGGCGGCCTCCCCGGCCCGACCGACGCCTGGGTGACCCTCGCCGCGCTCGGCCGGGAGACCGAACGCATCCGGCTGGGGACGCTCGTCACCAGCGCGACGTTCCGGCTGCCCGGCCCGCTCGCCGTCGCCGTCGCCCAGGCCGACGAGATGTCCGGCGGCCGGATCGAGCTCGGTCTCGGCTCCGGCTGGTTCGAGGCCGAGCACACCGCCTACGGGATCCCGTTCCCGCCGCTGGCCGAGCGCTTCGAGATCCTCACCGAGCAGCTGGAGATCCTCACCGGGATGTGGGCGACCCCGCCGGGCGAGCGGTTCTCGCACCGGGGCACCCACTACACGGTCGCCGACTCGCCCGCGCTGCCGCGGCCCGTCCAGGACGCGCCCCCGGTGATCGTCGGGGGTATGGGGAAGCGCAAGACCCCCGCGCTGGCCGCCCGGTTCGCGTCCGAGTTCAACGTCCCGTTCCAGGACCCGGACACCGTCGCCGCGCAGTTCGGCCGGGTCCGCGAGGCCTGCACGACCGCCGGTCGCGACCCGGGGGAGCTGACGTACTCGGTGGCGCAGATGCTGTGCCTGGGCCGGGACGACGCCGAGGTCGCGCGCCGCGCGGCCGCGGTCGGTCGCGACGTGGACGAGGTCCGCCGCAACTGCCTCGCCGGCACCCCCGGCGAGATCGTCGACCAGCTCGGCGTGTGGTCGGAGAAGACCGGGACCACCCGCATCTACCTGCAGATCCTCGATCTCGCCGATCTCGGCCACATCGAGGAGTTCGCGTCGTCGGTGGTGCCTCAGCTGGCCTGA
- a CDS encoding NAD(P)/FAD-dependent oxidoreductase, translated as MTDVLVVGAGLAGLRAAAVLHRHGLSVRVLEASDRVGGRVATDVVDGFRCDRGFQVLNTSYPALRAALAPHGLDSLDARPFEPGAAIRAGDGELHRFVNPLRRPASGPDLVTDDLFGPIDKARLVAWTARVLASPPSRTATLIDRSAADDLDAAGLGGAVTDRFLRPFLSGVLGETALETSAAFVRLVWRSFALGTVVVPGDGMEALPRRLAAALPEGTVSLGTRVRAVHGGPAPAVDTDDGTVPARAVLVAADPRTAAALLPGVADPAMHALTTFFHVPPHAPSSSPLLHLDGTGGPVVNTVVLTAAAPGYSADGRPLVASTIVGTPEGTGIDEPAVRRELTRIWGEPADDWAHLHTARVEEALPLLPAGQPVRRDVDLGRNLFVAGDHRDTPSTQGALVSGRRAAQAVLARLGVRSGG; from the coding sequence GTGACCGACGTCCTGGTCGTCGGCGCCGGGCTCGCGGGCCTGCGCGCCGCCGCCGTCCTGCACCGGCACGGGCTCTCGGTGCGGGTGCTGGAGGCGTCCGACCGGGTCGGCGGCCGGGTCGCCACCGACGTCGTCGACGGCTTCCGCTGCGACCGCGGCTTCCAGGTCCTCAACACCTCCTACCCGGCGCTGCGGGCCGCGCTCGCCCCGCACGGGCTCGACTCGCTCGACGCCCGGCCGTTCGAGCCCGGGGCCGCGATCCGCGCGGGCGACGGCGAGCTGCACCGCTTCGTCAACCCGCTGCGCCGCCCCGCCTCCGGCCCCGATCTCGTCACCGACGACCTGTTCGGACCGATCGACAAGGCCCGGCTGGTCGCCTGGACGGCCCGGGTGCTGGCGTCGCCGCCGTCGCGGACCGCCACCCTGATCGACCGCTCCGCCGCCGACGATCTCGACGCCGCCGGGCTCGGCGGCGCCGTCACCGACCGGTTCCTGCGCCCGTTCCTGTCCGGTGTGCTCGGTGAGACGGCACTGGAGACCTCGGCGGCCTTCGTCCGGCTGGTCTGGCGCAGCTTCGCACTCGGCACGGTCGTCGTGCCGGGGGACGGCATGGAGGCACTCCCCCGGCGGCTCGCCGCGGCCCTGCCGGAGGGAACGGTCTCGCTGGGGACCCGGGTCCGGGCCGTCCACGGCGGACCCGCACCCGCCGTCGACACCGACGACGGCACGGTCCCCGCCCGCGCCGTGCTCGTCGCCGCGGACCCGCGGACGGCCGCCGCGCTGCTCCCCGGCGTGGCCGATCCGGCGATGCACGCGCTGACCACGTTCTTCCACGTGCCGCCGCACGCGCCGTCGTCGTCGCCGTTGCTGCACCTCGACGGCACCGGCGGCCCGGTGGTCAACACGGTCGTGCTCACGGCCGCCGCGCCCGGCTACTCCGCCGACGGACGGCCGCTGGTCGCCTCGACGATCGTCGGGACGCCGGAGGGCACCGGGATCGACGAGCCCGCGGTGCGCCGCGAACTGACCCGGATCTGGGGCGAGCCGGCCGACGACTGGGCGCACCTGCACACCGCCCGCGTCGAGGAGGCCCTGCCGCTGCTGCCTGCCGGGCAGCCGGTGCGGCGCGACGTCGACCTCGGCCGCAACCTGTTCGTCGCCGGGGACCACCGGGACACCCCGTCGACGCAGGGGGCGCTGGTCTCGGGGCGCCGGGCGGCGCAGGCGGTGCTCGCCCGGCTGGGTGTGCGGTCCGGGGGGTGA
- the lipB gene encoding lipoyl(octanoyl) transferase LipB — protein MPAPHLSCRAGTDPVRVDRLGRVEYLAAWDTQRAHAAARKDGAGADVLMLLEHPPVYTAGRRTQPEDRPTDGTPVIDVDRGGRITWHGPGQLVGYPIMKLAEPMDVVDYVRRLEEALIRVCHELGLEKAGRIEGRSGVWLPAEGFTPERKIAAIGVRIQGGITQHGFALNCDADLGDFGRIVPCGIADAGVTTLSAELGRDVTIDEVTGAVTTAVLDALEGRLPVSEHRVARMVDLMSGLG, from the coding sequence ATGCCCGCCCCGCACCTGAGCTGCCGTGCCGGAACCGACCCCGTCCGCGTGGACCGGCTGGGGCGTGTCGAGTACCTCGCCGCCTGGGACACCCAGCGCGCGCACGCCGCCGCCCGCAAGGACGGCGCCGGCGCGGACGTGCTGATGCTGCTGGAGCACCCGCCCGTCTACACGGCGGGGCGGCGCACGCAGCCCGAGGACCGGCCCACCGACGGCACCCCCGTGATCGACGTGGACCGCGGCGGCCGGATCACCTGGCACGGCCCGGGCCAGCTGGTCGGATACCCGATCATGAAGCTCGCCGAACCGATGGACGTCGTCGACTACGTGCGCCGGCTCGAGGAGGCGCTGATCCGGGTCTGCCACGAGCTGGGCCTGGAGAAGGCCGGCCGGATCGAGGGGCGGTCCGGGGTGTGGCTGCCCGCCGAGGGCTTCACCCCCGAGCGCAAGATCGCCGCGATCGGCGTGCGCATCCAGGGCGGGATCACCCAGCACGGGTTCGCCCTCAACTGCGACGCCGACCTGGGCGACTTCGGCCGGATCGTGCCCTGCGGGATCGCCGACGCCGGCGTGACCACGCTGAGCGCCGAGCTGGGCCGCGACGTCACGATCGACGAGGTCACCGGTGCCGTCACCACCGCGGTGCTGGACGCGCTCGAGGGGCGGCTGCCCGTCTCCGAGCACCGGGTCGCCCGGATGGTCGACCTGATGTCCGGCCTGGGCTGA